One segment of Acropora muricata isolate sample 2 chromosome 8, ASM3666990v1, whole genome shotgun sequence DNA contains the following:
- the LOC136925615 gene encoding uncharacterized protein isoform X2, giving the protein MPFFTRAEMNRHISRSGKNIGSNISTHTVPTSVRKATTFLQDEYLKEILAASDESYFYFKVQCHHSFKKNDPPHNLKVALCIVSGKVKHAYCTCVAGAVGFCNHVLAFMMKVCKFTLYECKSVSDLENEDDMQPKEACTSMLQQWHRKGRGDTIVPQPAMEVVVYKTHQDLDRSSSREPGVRCLLYEARTLQSMRSQRADEQKLCERLKAENPKMALAQIMAPFSESTQLLETKFGKSPQGSYASYQLSTTEDNFKVYCNISSVPRIDPGHTHNIQINAYPRFPLNTATEEFVVPDEIAAIEKVLLEKLRVDEEKIKDIETKTRGQSNCEEWKQERKFRFTASNFGLISARRRNHDTFANSLLHPKPFSSRYTNHGIKYEPVALEQYQKYMHSIRRPVNVLKSGLVVSLDAPYLGASPDGKVIDNGCSIPFGLSEVKCPETKFLVTPLDACSDSNFFLENRNGELKLKRNHKYYSQVQGLLGVTGARWCDFVVYTSKGMSIERIPFDDQYWKTLKGTLKSYYFTHFLPKAAREP; this is encoded by the coding sequence ATGCCTTTCTTCACTCGCGCAGAAATGAATCGACATATTTCAAGGTCGGGGAAAAATATTGGCTCCAACATTAGCACACACACTGTTCCAACGAGTGTTAGAAAAGCAACCACGTTCCTTCAAGACGAATACTTGAAAGAAATTTTGGCAGCAAGTGATGAGAgctatttttatttcaaggtaCAGTGTCACCACAGTTTTAAAAAGAATGACCCGCCTCATAACTTAAAAGTAGCTCTGTGCATTGTAAGCGGAAAGGTGAAACATGCATACTGTACCTGTGTGGCTGGTGCAGTTGGCTTTTGTAACCATGTGCTAGCCTTTATGATGAAAGTTTGCAAGTTCACCTTATATGAATGCAAGAGTGTCAGTGACTTAGAAAATGAGGATGATATGCAGCCAAAAGAAGCTTGTACTTCTATGTTGCAGCAGTGGCATCGTAAGGGTAGAGGGGACACCATAGTTCCACAACCAGCTATGGAGGTTGTTGTTTACAAAACTCACCAAGACTTAGACAGATCTTCATCAAGAGAACCTGGGGTGAGGTGCCTATTATATGAAGCCAGGACACTTCAAAGTATGAGGAGTCAAAGGGCAGATGAGCAGAAGTTGTGTGAAAGGTTGAAAGCAGAAAATCCTAAAATGGCATTGGCACAAATAATGGCACCTTTTTCTGAAAGTACACAATTGTTAGAAACCAAATTTGGCAAAAGCCCTCAAGGTTCCTATGCAAGTTATCAGCTGTCCACTACTGAAGATAATTTCAAAGTGTACTGCAACATTTCTTCTGTACCCAGGATTGACCCAGGCCACACTCACAATATCCAAATTAATGCTTATCCAAGATTCCCACTCAATACAGCAACAGAGGAGTTTGTTGTGCCGGATGAAATAGCAGCAATCGAGAAGGTCTTACTGGAAAAACTTCGTGTCGATGAAGAGAAAATCAAAGACATTGAGACCAAAACACGGGGGCAGTCGAATTGTGAAGAGTGGAAGCAGGAAAGAAAGTTCAGATTTACAGCCTCAAACTTTGGCTTAATCAGTGCAAGGAGAAGGAATCATGACACTTTTGCAAACAGCCTGCTACACCCCAAGCCCTTTTCATCACGGTACACTAACCATGGTATCAAATATGAACCAGTTGCCCTGGAGCAGTACCAAAAATACATGCATTCGATTCGCCGACCTGTCAATGTCCTGAAGTCAGGACTGGTGGTGAGCCTAGATGCACCATATTTGGGTGCTTCACCTGATGGTAAAGTCATTGACAATGGCTGTTCAATCCCCTTTGGCCTTTCGGAGGTCAAGTGTCCTGAAACAAAATTTCTGGTCACACCCCTGGATGCTTGTTCTGATAGCaatttttttctggaaaatCGAAATGGTGAACTGAAACTCAAGCGGAATCACAAGTACTATAGCCAAGTGCAGGGACTGTTGGGAGTTACAGGTGCAAGATGGTGTGACTTTGTGGTTTACACAAGTAAGGGTATGAGCATTGAACGTATTCCCTTTGATGATCAATATTGGAAAACCTTAAAAGGAACATTAAAGTCATattattttactcattttcttCCAAAGGCAGCAAGGGAGCCTTAA
- the LOC136925616 gene encoding uncharacterized protein, translating into MPSFCCVPKCNQKGYSTSSGEKVSFFNFPKEPLIRKQWIHAIRRDEGKDFVITERTKVCSLHFRSEDLRKSINGRIYIKEGGVPSKFDWSGPSPKKRKAPTERQPLPAKKKLLTEDNVSVNNEVQETIEMSASEPSTSFEEDTCKTPGLERQIAEQRTKIGELEEKLKQAESEINNLRHENTELNEKLAECERQQKEMSSRLFCVDCFTTDGDISFYTGLSSYATFMAIFEYLNPGDNCSNIRPRGSVTDVPEDFYNSDFDDEENVQASKKGRRRKLKPLDEFFIVLCRLRRGFSEKHLAHLYGVAQSTVSRIFVPWINYMYLKFGQICIWPSKEVVQATMPADFKEKFPTTRVIIDCTEVRCEMPSSLLLNSELFSSYKNHVTLKGLVGIAPSGAITFISQLYTGSISDREIVIRSGFLSQKFENGDTVMADKGFQIADILPLRVKLNIPPFLGANTQMSAEDVVRTQQIAGLRIHVERAINKIKNFLIWKGEIPLSLFSVVNQMWSVCAFLCNTQDPLISE; encoded by the coding sequence ATGCCTTCGTTCTGCTGCGTACCCAAGTGCAATCAGAAAGGTTACTCAACGTCATCAGGagaaaaggtttctttttttaactttcctaaagaGCCTTTGATAAGAAAACAGTGGATACACGCGATTCGTCGAGACGAAGGCAAGGACTTTGTGATAACAGAGCGTACGAAAGTCTGTTCGCTACATTTCAGATCAGAAGACCTCAGGAAGTCTATCAACGGACGGATTTATATTAAGGAAGGAGGCGTTCCTTCAAAATTTGACTGGTCAGGACCTTCTCCGAAGAAAAGAAAGGCCCCAACTGAACGGCAACCGCTGCCTGCGAAGAAGAAACTGCTCACCGAAGACAACGTGTCTGTAAACAATGAAGTGCAAGAAACCATCGAGATGTCCGCCTCTGAGCCAAGTACAAGCTTCGAAGAAGACACATGTAAAACCCCAGGTTTAGAAAGACAAATCGCCGAACAAAGGACAAAGATCGGTGAACTAGAGGAGAAATTGAAGCAGGCAGAAAGTGAAATAAACAACCTTCGTCACGAAAACACCGAATTGAATGAGAAATTGGCAGAGTGCGAACGCCAACAGAAGGAAATGTCTTCGCGTTTATTTTGTGTCGATTGTTTCACGACGGACGGAGACATTTCTTTTTACACTGGTCTGTCCAGTTATGCGACTTTTATGGCTATTTTCGAGTATTTAAATCCTGGAGACAATTGTTCAAACATTCGCCCAAGAGGCAGTGTGACAGATGTCCCTGAAGACTTCTATAATTCAGACTTTGACGATGAGGAAAATGTTCAGGCTTCAAAGAAAGGACGTCGCCGAAAGCTCAAGCCACTAGACGAATTTTTCATTGTGCTTTGTCGCCTGAGAAGAGGATTCTCAGAAAAACATTTGGCTCATCTTTATGGTGTGGCTCAGTCTACTGTGAGTCGAATTTTTGTGCCATGGATAAATTACATGTACTTAAAATTTGGCCAGATATGCATTTGGCCATCAAAGGAGGTTGTACAGGCAACCATGCCAGCTGatttcaaagagaaattccCAACTACAAGAGTCATCATAGACTGTACGGAGGTGCGCTGTGAAATGCCAAGCAGTTTGCTGCTCAATTCTGAGTTATTCAGCTCCTATAAAAATCATGTAACACTCAAAGGACTAGTGGGCATTGCCCCTAGTGGTGCAATTACCTTCATTAGCCAGCTTTACACTGGTAGTATTTCAGATCGGGAAATTGTTATTCGAAGTGGCTTCTTGTCACAGAAATTTGAGAATGGTGACACTGTTATGGCCGACAAAGGATTCCAAATTGCAGACATTTTGCCACTTAGAGTAAAACTGAATATTCCGCCTTTCCTCGGGGCAAACACTCAAATGTCTGCCGAAGATGTTGTACGAACACAGCAAATTGCTGGGTTAAGAATCCATGTAGAGAGAGCAATTAACAAGATAAAGAACTTCCTTATCTGGAAGGGAGAAATACCATTAAGTTTATTCTCTGTTGTTAACCAGATGTGGAGTGTGTGTGCCTTTTTGTGCAATACACAAGATCCACTAATTTCGGAATAG
- the LOC136925615 gene encoding uncharacterized protein isoform X1 yields the protein MAARALTEDDIPGSSLAGREPASLKNEELRFWLRCRGDSLKGLKTKALLVKRVEEYINSGHDQNIVDPDKNQIYTRRKEHNEAASEDVDASVSGESQLRYPSDGWSIDLTKMPFFTRAEMNRHISRSGKNIGSNISTHTVPTSVRKATTFLQDEYLKEILAASDESYFYFKVQCHHSFKKNDPPHNLKVALCIVSGKVKHAYCTCVAGAVGFCNHVLAFMMKVCKFTLYECKSVSDLENEDDMQPKEACTSMLQQWHRKGRGDTIVPQPAMEVVVYKTHQDLDRSSSREPGVRCLLYEARTLQSMRSQRADEQKLCERLKAENPKMALAQIMAPFSESTQLLETKFGKSPQGSYASYQLSTTEDNFKVYCNISSVPRIDPGHTHNIQINAYPRFPLNTATEEFVVPDEIAAIEKVLLEKLRVDEEKIKDIETKTRGQSNCEEWKQERKFRFTASNFGLISARRRNHDTFANSLLHPKPFSSRYTNHGIKYEPVALEQYQKYMHSIRRPVNVLKSGLVVSLDAPYLGASPDGKVIDNGCSIPFGLSEVKCPETKFLVTPLDACSDSNFFLENRNGELKLKRNHKYYSQVQGLLGVTGARWCDFVVYTSKGMSIERIPFDDQYWKTLKGTLKSYYFTHFLPKAAREP from the exons ATGGCTGCGAGGGCTTTGACGGAGGACGATATTCCCGGCTCTTCACTAGCTGGAAGAGAACCTGcgagtttaaaaaatgaagaacTGCGGTTCTGGTTAAGATGCCGCGGAGATTCATTGAAAGGCTTGAAAACAAAGGCGTTATTAGTGAAAAG ggttGAAGAGTATATAAATTCTGGCCATGATCAGAACATTGTCGATCCAGATAAGAATCAGATCTACACGAGAAGAAAAGAACATAACGAGGCGGCGAGCGAAGATGTTGATGCGAGTGTTTCTGGTGAATCACAACTGAGGTATCCATCGGATGGCTGGTCTATCGACCTCACCAAAATGCCTTTCTTCACTCGCGCAGAAATGAATCGACATATTTCAAGGTCGGGGAAAAATATTGGCTCCAACATTAGCACACACACTGTTCCAACGAGTGTTAGAAAAGCAACCACGTTCCTTCAAGACGAATACTTGAAAGAAATTTTGGCAGCAAGTGATGAGAgctatttttatttcaaggtaCAGTGTCACCACAGTTTTAAAAAGAATGACCCGCCTCATAACTTAAAAGTAGCTCTGTGCATTGTAAGCGGAAAGGTGAAACATGCATACTGTACCTGTGTGGCTGGTGCAGTTGGCTTTTGTAACCATGTGCTAGCCTTTATGATGAAAGTTTGCAAGTTCACCTTATATGAATGCAAGAGTGTCAGTGACTTAGAAAATGAGGATGATATGCAGCCAAAAGAAGCTTGTACTTCTATGTTGCAGCAGTGGCATCGTAAGGGTAGAGGGGACACCATAGTTCCACAACCAGCTATGGAGGTTGTTGTTTACAAAACTCACCAAGACTTAGACAGATCTTCATCAAGAGAACCTGGGGTGAGGTGCCTATTATATGAAGCCAGGACACTTCAAAGTATGAGGAGTCAAAGGGCAGATGAGCAGAAGTTGTGTGAAAGGTTGAAAGCAGAAAATCCTAAAATGGCATTGGCACAAATAATGGCACCTTTTTCTGAAAGTACACAATTGTTAGAAACCAAATTTGGCAAAAGCCCTCAAGGTTCCTATGCAAGTTATCAGCTGTCCACTACTGAAGATAATTTCAAAGTGTACTGCAACATTTCTTCTGTACCCAGGATTGACCCAGGCCACACTCACAATATCCAAATTAATGCTTATCCAAGATTCCCACTCAATACAGCAACAGAGGAGTTTGTTGTGCCGGATGAAATAGCAGCAATCGAGAAGGTCTTACTGGAAAAACTTCGTGTCGATGAAGAGAAAATCAAAGACATTGAGACCAAAACACGGGGGCAGTCGAATTGTGAAGAGTGGAAGCAGGAAAGAAAGTTCAGATTTACAGCCTCAAACTTTGGCTTAATCAGTGCAAGGAGAAGGAATCATGACACTTTTGCAAACAGCCTGCTACACCCCAAGCCCTTTTCATCACGGTACACTAACCATGGTATCAAATATGAACCAGTTGCCCTGGAGCAGTACCAAAAATACATGCATTCGATTCGCCGACCTGTCAATGTCCTGAAGTCAGGACTGGTGGTGAGCCTAGATGCACCATATTTGGGTGCTTCACCTGATGGTAAAGTCATTGACAATGGCTGTTCAATCCCCTTTGGCCTTTCGGAGGTCAAGTGTCCTGAAACAAAATTTCTGGTCACACCCCTGGATGCTTGTTCTGATAGCaatttttttctggaaaatCGAAATGGTGAACTGAAACTCAAGCGGAATCACAAGTACTATAGCCAAGTGCAGGGACTGTTGGGAGTTACAGGTGCAAGATGGTGTGACTTTGTGGTTTACACAAGTAAGGGTATGAGCATTGAACGTATTCCCTTTGATGATCAATATTGGAAAACCTTAAAAGGAACATTAAAGTCATattattttactcattttcttCCAAAGGCAGCAAGGGAGCCTTAA